GGAACCGCATCAACTGGAGCTCTCTGCTATGACTGCATCAAGCTCACTGTCGACATCTCACAGGGCGTCCAGCGAGAGGCGACCCTCAACTTCTGCCGAGACTGCGACCGATGGCTCATGCCCCCCACCAGCTGGATTGTCGCCTCTCCCGAATCCCGCGAACTGTTGGCCCTGTGCCTCAAGAAACTTCGAGGTCTAAATAAAGTCCGTATTGTCGACGCTAGTTTCATTTGGACCGAGCCTCACTCGCGAAGAATCAGGGTCAAGATCACTATCCAAGATGAAGTCCAGGATGGCATGCTGCTCCAGCAGACTTTCGAGGTCATTTATGTTGTGGCGTACCAACAGTGCCCTGAGTGTGCCAAATCATACACTGCCAACGTTTGGCGAGCTGCTGTCCAGGTCCGCCAAAAGGTTCTCCACAAGCGAACTTTCCTGTTCCTCGAGCAACTCATTATGAAGCACGGCGCCCATAAGGATACCCTTAACATcagagaagccaaggatgGTATcgactttttcttctcaCAAAGGAACCAGGCCGAGAAGTTTATTGACTTCCTCAACTCCGTGGTGcctgtcaagaccaaggcctCCCAGGAGCTGATTTCTCAAGATGTACACACTTCCAAGGCGTCGTTCAAGTTCACATACTCGGCCGAGTTGGTGCCTATATGCAAGGACGACTTGGTTGCTTTGCCCATCAAGATGGCTAAGCAGTCCGGCAacatctctcctctcctcctctgccacAAGATCGGTACTTCCGTCTACCTGTTGGACCCCCAAACCCTCCAGACTTGTGATATCAGTGCGCCAATCTACTGGCGAGCCCCCTTTTTGTCCCTGACCGATACCCGTGAGCTCGTTGAGTTCGTTGTCATGGACATTGAGACCACAGGAACACAGAAGGGCAAGTGGACGCTTGCCGAAGCCACAGTTGCCCGAGCTTCTGACCTCGGTGTCAACGACCGAACGTACTTCACAAGGACTCATATGGGCCGACTTCTCCAACCTGGTGACTCTGCTATGGGTTACCTCCTGGCTGGCACCGTCTTCAACAATACCGAATACGAGGCGATCGAGAACTCCAACACATACTCGTCAACAATTCCCGACGTGATACTAATCAAGAAGCACTACCCCGGTCGCAGAAAGAACCGCAAGAGAAACTGGCAGCTCAAGCGTATGAACAAGGACGAGGGTGAGCTTCTTCCCAAGAAGGCAGACCAAGAACGCATGGATCAAGAGTACGAGCAGTTCTTGAGAGAtgtcgaggaagacgaggagctCCGTGCCACGCTTGCCCTGTACAAGGCTCAGAAGCGggccgaggaagagatgagCGTTGCTGAAaccgaggaagatgatgaggctCCTCATGTTGATATGGATGAGTTACTGGACGACTTTGATGAGCTTACAGTGCAGGACAGGCCAATGGAAGATTAGGACTCACGAATAAAAGCATTGATTTGATTTCCCAAGGAATGCATGTGTTAATTATGAGACTGGGAATCCTCGTGAAAGTGTACTTATATGAATGAGGGAATCTCGTCAAGCGAGTGTTTGGCGGGCGTTTTGTCTTCTGTTCTGCGGCCTAACCCTCTTGATTTACGGCGGTCAGACATTCGTTTCGTGATTCCAAaaatgtcatcatcgtctatGTCTTCGTGAATATTGTTGCGCTTAATTGTACCACGCGTGCTATCTCCTGGTACCGTCGTTGGCCGCCTGATGTTGGAACCTGATTGTGAGGTTTTGTTCATAGTCGTGCTCGTTCGGGGTGTACTAAACGCTGGCCGTGGTGCTGAGTGCGACACAACTGGACTCGAAGTGTGGGATGAACGTGCTGCTTTCGTTACAGGCTTGCGTGAAGGCGTGGCAAGGTCCAAATTATCTCCGTCGTCCGTCTCATCGTCATTTGCCAGGGGAAattgccttttcttccctgATACAGGCTTCGTGATCTGTCTCATCCTTACCGGAGTGATCTTTTGTGAACCAAACCCAGCAGAAGCTCTTGTTTTGGCCGCATCGGCTAGACCTGCTGATATCCACTTGTGCTCCTTCCTTGGACTTTCCATGAGACCCTGTAAGCTTGACCCGGCAAAAGACGTGTCTTTTTCGTTGGAAGAGTCAGCGAGAAGTTTGCGCTGCTTGGATACACGGCGCGTGCTCTCCTGACGTTGCCGCGCAAAGAGAGTAGGCAGGCCAACGATGGGACGCTCTATCTCACGAATAGTATCCGCGTTCTGGTGCTTAGCCAGGTTCTTTAAGCGGTCATATTCTGCGCGATGAAGATGAACGGTGAATTGATGAGCCATGTTGAGGAATTCGTCTTCAACCATGCGATAGCGATCATCGTGGTGGAGACCTGGTCTCATGAATCTGGGGGTGTGGTCAGCTAGTGATTTAGTTTGGAAGGGTAGTAAGACGGACCTTTCTGGCGG
This is a stretch of genomic DNA from Fusarium graminearum PH-1 chromosome 4, whole genome shotgun sequence. It encodes these proteins:
- a CDS encoding nonsense-mediated mRNA decay protein 3, whose translation is MSMDLDDQPISIAPTTQQTGAATILCCNCGAPIDGTASTGALCYDCIKLTVDISQGVQREATLNFCRDCDRWLMPPTSWIVASPESRELLALCLKKLRGLNKVRIVDASFIWTEPHSRRIRVKITIQDEVQDGMLLQQTFEVIYVVAYQQCPECAKSYTANVWRAAVQVRQKVLHKRTFLFLEQLIMKHGAHKDTLNIREAKDGIDFFFSQRNQAEKFIDFLNSVVPVKTKASQELISQDVHTSKASFKFTYSAELVPICKDDLVALPIKMAKQSGNISPLLLCHKIGTSVYLLDPQTLQTCDISAPIYWRAPFLSLTDTRELVEFVVMDIETTGTQKGKWTLAEATVARASDLGVNDRTYFTRTHMGRLLQPGDSAMGYLLAGTVFNNTEYEAIENSNTYSSTIPDVILIKKHYPGRRKNRKRNWQLKRMNKDEGELLPKKADQERMDQEYEQFLRDVEEDEELRATLALYKAQKRAEEEMSVAETEEDDEAPHVDMDELLDDFDELTVQDRPMED